The following is a genomic window from Pseudoalteromonas rubra.
AACCAGATCTTAAAGCGAAACGCATGGTGAGAGAAAAACGCCAGTATGAAAAACACCCCAAAGTGGGCGACTTTATCGGCGTGTTCAAATCTAACAATTTGATTGGTTTGGATCTCTTTGGCAAACAAAAAAGTGCACACAGCTAAAGAGAGTAATAACAGGCATTGATAAAGTCGACGCGCCACAAATACTTCCAAATCATTAGGGTTGAAAAATCCAGTATATCATTGAAATCTGAAAATGGGATGAAGCTGGGCAATTCCGTTCCGAATTATCAAACGCGTGTTCAGAGGGTAGTCGCGCCGTGGCCCTTGGGTTGCTATAATCCGGAAAAACATTATCCAGGAGCTAGATATGCCTTCTTTTGACATTGTGTCTGAAATTGATATGACTGAGGCGAGAAACACCGTTGATAACGCCGATCGTGAACTGAGCACGCGTTTTGATTTTCGTGGTGTGGAAGCCTCATTTGAGCTGAACGA
Proteins encoded in this region:
- a CDS encoding VanZ family protein codes for the protein MARRLYQCLLLLSLAVCTFLFAKEIQTNQIVRFEHADKVAHFGVFFILAFFSHHAFRFKIWFHLVLLTLYGAGIEWMQDSLPYRQASWGDFIADLAGAVSYFVGYWIYCRKTGKSYG